A stretch of the Alnus glutinosa chromosome 6, dhAlnGlut1.1, whole genome shotgun sequence genome encodes the following:
- the LOC133871301 gene encoding uncharacterized protein LOC133871301, whose translation MNYFSLFSSHLFSSGPELSPIFFLSNTVDHTHGAVLSWTQTTCPSARRLLGSSLPLSIGFEVMNWIQRKIYLYNVTFGLYMLDWWERYLFNTLVIVLMWFILYNGSRSVTEFCKRWGVHIKHDWQDSAAQIHGI comes from the exons ATGAATTACTTTTCTTTGTTCTCATCTCACTTATTTTCTTCTGGCCCTGAACTTTCGCCCATTTTCTTCCTCTCAAATACGGTTGACCACACGCACGGTGCCGTTTTGAGCTGGACACAGACGACTTGCCCATCTGCCAGACGACTCCTCGgctcctctctccctctctcaataG GCTTCGAAGTTATGAACTGGATTCAGCGCAAGATCTATCTTTACAATGTCACTTTTGGGCTCTACATGTTGGATTGGTGGGAGCGCTATCTTTTCA ATACTTTGGTGATCGTCTTGATGTGGTTCATTCTTTACAATGGATCGCGATCTGTAACTGAGTTCTGCAAGAG GTGGGGTGTGCATATCAAACATGATTGGCAGGATTCAGCAGCACAAATACATGGGATTTGA